GTTTGATTAGTTGTGTTTCTATTAGTTAATTTGACCGCATTAACCGCTTTTTAATGCGATTCTTAACGGATATAGTTAACGTACATTTAGCTGATTTACTTAAGTGCGTTGTCAAATTTGTTTTCAATGTTGTCAAATAGATCAAACAGGAGTGAAGGAGATATTTCAAAGGAAGCTATCAAAATAATTGAAGTGTACGACAGTAAAACTCGTCTCATATTAGGCTATATGGAACTGACAGAAAAAGCTATTGCTGAATCAGACCCGTCTTAGTGAGAAGGAGAGCAAGTTTTCAAGGAACTTAAAAATGTAAAAACCTCTCGGATAACTTGGGCGGTCTTCCTTATGAACTGGTATCCACCAAAAATCTTCATCATTCTCTTATTTGATCTGCTGGAACGGGTGATCAACCTTCTCCCTCTGTACTATAAAGAAGGACTGACGCTGACGCATTATCCCTTGCATGATATAGGGTAGGCGTGGACTGGACGCCTCGTTTTATTGCTATGGGTAGATGTATCGCCTTGCGTACTGCTTTCCATCTCCATTCGGCCAACGCATACTACTTACCAAGCCCCGAATAGCTCCCCTATACCTGATTTTCGTCTACCTATTCCGACACCACATCATATATGTGAAGCATACTTGGAAAAGCCCAGTATGCAATCCCCCAAAATAAAAAGCCGCTGAATAATCAGCAGCTTAATCCAATGATATATCTCCAGCAGCTTTTTTACTATATTAGCTGAACGAATGCTTTGCATGTAGGATATGGGATGTCTTTGCTGTAGAACCCATTCCGCTGCATTCATTCGTTCAACATATATAGAATAACTCAGGTCTTCATAGTTTTCACAGGTAGTATCTATTTTCAGCAGTCATGTGGGTTGTGGCATTCATAGCCACCACCACTATAACCTTTAGTCGGATCTATACCCGGATATGTAGTCCACGGAATACCAGATGCCTGAATGTTAGTTGGAAAAAAGGATAATCCAACTACCGCCAAAGACAAAAAAGAAATTGCTATCATTTTTTTCATAGTTAACCTACTTTCTCTATGTATTCATAATTATTATAATTATATGAATATTATAACTATATGACTCATATGGGTCAACTATAAATGAACATATGAGCAAATTTATATGAATAAATCATAATTTAATTATTACCTTGCACATAAGATGAATGAAGCGCAACTACGCTATTTTATTGCGATTAACAATGATTATTTTTAGCTTTTTTGCTTGTCATTTACTTCATTGCGTTGTCTACTCTCAATACATCTTCTACAGGTATCCACCAAAAATCCTTATCATTCTTTAACTTGATCCTCTTAAACGTTGACCCATCCCCAAGCGGATTCTATCACACCTTTACCCCCCTTTGTCTCTTTCCACCATAGTCAGGGCATAGTCATATGACGTGGGTCAGATATCATGTAGCAAAACTCGGCCAGCTCATCCTCTTCAATAATTGGTTTCTCGATTAGTTTCTTATCCCGTGAAGCTGCTATCATCTTTTTATATATACATTTTTTCACTAAAAAATATACTTTTTTATTTAATAGACGCTGCCAAAGCAGGACTGGACTTCTTAATTTTAGATGATGTAAAAACAATTTTTGATCCAAAAGCTAGTGATGCAGAGAAAGGATTCCCAATTCTCTCTCTATTCCCTGCAGGAAAAGGTGCAAAGGCCGGTAAAAAAGCATATAATCTTTTAAAAGAGCATGGTGATGATATAGCTAGTTTTGCTAATAAGGTTTTAAATGGCCGAAAGAAAATTGGAAAATATTATGTTAATTCAAGAATCGATGAAGATTCTTTTCTTATACGCGAAACTGAAAAAGCAATGAAAGATAAAAAGCTTCAAGCTGAAGCAAATCATTTACTCAATGAGTATTTAAAAGGAAATAGTAATCCTGGTTCAGGGAACAACTATCTTTCTAATGGGGTTTTTGAGCTTCGTTCAAAAAATGGAGCTAGAGTATATCTAAGAACTGAAGGAGATACCGTTGAAATACTGGCAAAGTCAGATAAAAGAAATCAATCTAAAGTTATTGAACGTCTAGAAGAAATATACGGAAAAAAAAGAAAATAACACAATCATAAGGAGAAAAATATGAAACATGTAGTAAAAGAAATTTGGATCAATGTAGAGCAGTCAGAAGATAAAAATTACGACATTTACGATAACAATGTTGATGTAATGGTAACGTTATCAGACAACTCAAAGTGGGTCGCAACATTCTTCACCTATGAAAATATAAAGACACTCCAATAAAAAAATAAAAAAACTGGTGAGAATTTAAAAGGTGCTTATCTATGGGCAAGTGATATGATTTTGGTTGATAACGTTAGTAGAAAAAGAATAGAGGAAATAATAAACCATTTAATAAACGAGGATGACTTTAAATATATATTTGTCCATTGTGAAGATGATTGATTAAAAATCAGGCGTGAAACCAAGTGAGAGTAGATTTATGTATTCTCTACTCTCACTACATCCTCAGCAGGTATCCACCAAAAATCTTCATTATTCTTTAACTTGATCTGTTTAAACGTTGAATCAAACTTCTCTTTCCATCCCCGAGCTGATTTAATTACTCCTCTACCCTCATTCGTTTCTTTCCACCAGCTAATTGTAAGAGGATAGTCATACTGTGACGTGAGTCAGAAATCTTGTAACAAAACTCGGCTAACTCATCCTCTTCAATGATCGATTTCCTAATTAGTTTCTTATCCTCGTGATACTGGCGTAACATTTCTGCATGCTCTGGCAAGATGAATTTCGTTACAAGTGGATCAAGAATTTTGCGAGCCATCAAAACATCTCCTCGAAATACGAATGCGTGTTCTTGTTTTGTTTGATAATGAGGAATTTATGCAATGGGTAAAATTACATGTTTATTAATAAAAAAAGACTATCCGTCTGGGGTTTGAGCAGAATAGTGATTTGGATAATACCCAATAACCATTTACAATTACGTACTATAGTTCCTTAACAAAACTCGATATGATATGATTTATGTAAAGTCTTATGTAAACCTTCTTTAGAAACCAACTCCGCGTTTTCAGCCATGCTCCTGACGCCATTACTACCGCAATAACTAAACCAATTTCTATCATCCTTATCCCACCTTTTCCTTTAGTTCTTGTAATTCATTTTCCAAGCCGTTTAGACTGCGCTCAATCTGTTGCAATGTAGTGGTATTACGTTCTAATTCGATTACTATTCGCTCGTTATGCTCCATGAGCTTGGTTTCACGTGCTTGAGCCTGTTTCACTAGTCGAGCCTCGCGATCTCTCCCCTCTTTTTTGGTAGAGAATAATAGCCAAACAAACAGAACAGCAAACGGCCCCTGTTAGAGTAATGCGTTCATTACACTCTCTTCCATGCTTCCTTTCTCCTTATCACCCCTTAAGGAAAATAAAATAGGGAACCGCAGCTCCCCATGAAAAAACGCCCTCTCCAGATCGGAAAAGGCGTTTTATGATTCAGTTTGTTCAGCTAAATATTCAGCTACGGGAATTCTATAAACTTCCGGTAAAGATTCAATTTCTCTGCGACCGACTTTAACCAATAGGCTGTACACATTAATCATATACGCTTTAACCATTCCTACTTTGCTCCTTCGAGTGTTTTTATTTTGGCTTCCATTTTTATGACTATCTCTTGCAACTGAGCAATAGCTTCATAGGCTTCTATTAACTCTGGCGAGATTTTATCCTTCTCGCGCTCATGTTCCATTTCAGCTAAATCCATTGACTTAATCAGAATCAATCGAATGCACCCCCGAATCCTCTTACAATCACAGGCTCAGTTGCAACTCCTTTAACAAAAACAAAGCGTACACTAACGCCCCATTTTTCTGCTGTTTTTTCCTTGTTGGTGAAGATGAAGCCTCGATTGAATTTAACACGCTTAGTTGCGTCTTCCACGTAGGCGACTCGTCAAATGCATTGTTACACACCTCGATTTTATAATCTGCACCAGGAGAAACTATCACATTCTGCATTCATCTCATTGAAAGATGAATGCTTTTTTTGTACATAATAAATAAAAATTTTTGTCACAAAACATGTTTTTCCGAATTGAAAAAATAGATAGAAGTTTGGTACCGTTTGAATTTGACACAACAGGATTAAACCTTAAAAACGATGGAAAAACAAATGGCCAACAAGAAGAAAATCCTGAATATTATACGAAAGATGGTAGCTTCTCACAATCATCATTTATTCAAGGTTCAGATAGTTTACCATTCAAATTAACAGCAGCAGGAAAAGAATTAACGCATGTAGGTATTCGTGATAAAGATAGACCAGAGGGTATCATTACATTTGTTGAAGGTCCTGAAGGGAAAGAATCCTTTAAACAACCAATTACATTAGATGTAACTATAAATAGAATTGGAAAAGTAGCTGGTTCTTGGAAAGGCCAAATTCATATTGATCCTCAAAATTGAAAAGTAAAGTGAATGGAAAATGAAAAAAGAATAGAACACTGTGTATCTAATACCGTGCTTATCTTCTTCCTTGTGTTATGATTAAGCAAGAAGAACAGCTTATAAATTGCCCTCCCACAAACCCTATACAATGAACATATAAAACATCTTTCAACCTTTTACGGAAATGGAAGGTGTTTTACATTAATCATTTGAAATTTTCCAGTGAACACCACACTTTTTACAGAGTGGTGTTCTTTTTATTTATAACAAAGTGCGGATTATATAATAATTTGTCAAATTCTGTTGAACGTTTCGATTTTTTTCTATTTTGTAGAAAGAACAATACGATTGGTAAAATATTGCACAAAAGGAAGAAAGGAGGGATTTAATTAGATTTGTTTACACTTCAAAAGGACGTTCCCCTAGCCATCAAACTAATTGGAACGCCCCTGTCGTGAATAACAAAAATTGTTATTCGGATGATTGTATCACTCAATGAAGGAATGTGAAATGGTAAATACCCAATCGAAAGATGATCTACAGAAGGTTATAGAAATCCTCCGCCAAGAATTAGAGATGTTGTATTACAAAAAAGGCTCTTTCTACACCCAGCCGTACTACAAATGAGGCAACAACTAGATAAATACATCGTTATCTTTCAGAAGCTTAGACGCTAGTTGATCGATATGAATTAAGCTGTACGGGAAACTTTACAAAGCCCAGTAGGGGAAATAATTATTAAAGCCGTTTTTCAGCTATTCATTGAAGATAACTAAAAATGTTTATATTTAGAATTTTCGAATATAATAGGATAAGGAAGGCGATTATTACAATGAAAAAAATTTCTTTAGGTGTACTTGCTCTGCTGACCACAGTAAGCTTTTCCACATCTGCCTTTGCATCAGGAGCGATAGCGAATAACAATCTTCCTATTGAGCAGAACAAAGAGGTATCGGTTAATAAAAATCCATATTCTTATACCTATAATGGCATAACTATTTCAGGCCTTAGTCCATTAAAAGAAAATCACTTGTATAGTATGTACGACAGTGTGATAAATCACAATAAGGCATCATTAATTGAAGGTCCCGGCTCAAGTGCCGAAATTATTTATGGTCCAGAATACAGAAGCTATGACCACTCATATTTAAGAACTACAGCCAAGTTCGTCCTTTCTTATTTGGCTGTGGCTATTCCTGCCCCAATAAAAAAATGGGAAAAGGCAGTTTTGGCTTTTTTATTAGATACTTTAGGTGGTTGGTCGCAAGATGCACTCCAAGATACTCATATAGGGTTTTGGGATTGGAAGGTTCGGGATTCTGATGACAAAGTGGATATTTATTATGTGACCGTTGTTCGTTATAAAGATAACACATTTAAAAAAGTTATAGATGTCCAATACTATGAAGCTGATAGAGTACATTATAAATAAAAATTAATTATAGGAGGGGGAGAGGTGATGTATTTTCCTCTACACCCTTCTATATATGAAAGGAAGGAAAGTTTATTAAAGTAGAGAAATATTCATCGTGTTCCTATTTCATTGTTTTGGGTATAGTCGTTTTTATTGATCGTTTACTACGGAATTCGTTCGACAATATTTATGTTCTCTTGCTTATCGATTTAGTTTTGATATATTTATTGTTCAAATTAGCGGATAAATTCATCGCCCCATTCATACAAAAAATTTGTACTAGATATCATATTCATGTGCTAGTCATATATATCGTTTATTTCCTGTTTTTTATTTTTGTTATGGCATAAAATCTAGTTATTGTAAGAGCGAACGTCCGAATCCCTTATATTCGGACATTTCTTTATTTGGATTCACCCCTTTCTAACTTTTAATCTACAGCTCCTATCCACTCGCAATCCTTACCCGCTCAACCAGTTCCCCCAGATATTTAGCCTGCTCTTTCATCCCTATTGCGTCACTAACGTTCCATTGTGTTTTCAATACTAAAATGATTATTCAGGCGTACGGGGTAGCATCACATCGCCTGAGCTTGATGACGAAGTAAATACTACCCCATGTATAAATAAAAACACCTTTGGAAAAGAAAAGGATGAAGTACTATATATAGGAGGCAGAAATGAAGAGGTCGTTCTTGTTATTGTCGATATTTACAGTACTATTGGTTGCATTAGTTGGAATCATGAAATTTCAAAGTGAAGCAGTCTCAAAACGCAACTCTGAAATATCTCAAGAGCAAGATCCTAAATGGGAGTCTGTCAAGAGAGTTTTTAACAAGGGGTCAATTCAAAATGATGTTTTTAGAGTAACGTTCCCTCGTTCCGATTTGCAGATAAAAGTAGATCATGTTCAAATTGATCCAAATCTTGCTTTAACATCTTATTTAGCTTTTAAACAAGTTGGTAACCATTCAATGATGATGGGTGATCTTGTTCTCCTTGAAAAAGAAGTCAAACCTGTTGAAACAAAGTTAGCTGAGCTTGGAATTGAGATTACTGCTTTACACAACCATATCATCGAAGAAAATCCAAAAATCATGTATTTACATGTTGCTGGTCACGGTGATCCGGTTAATCTGGCTGAAAAAATGAAGGATGCTCTTTCCGTAACAGGCACTCCATTAGCCTCTACGCCACCTGAAAAATCACCGTCAACCTTTAACTGGTCTAAGGTTGAGGACATAATAGGGTGGAAAGGTGTACAAAGAGGAAAGGTGTTTCAATTCTCTATACCAAGGCCCGAAAAAATAACGGAAAAAGGCGTAGGTATTCCACCGGCTATGGGTATAGCGATGCCCATAAACTTTCAATTGATTGGTGAGAAAGCAGCAACAACTGGTGATTTCGTTCTGCTTTCAAACGAAGTGAATCCCGTGGTTCGTGAATTAACGAAAAATGGGATTACCGTAACAGCGATACATAACCACATGTTGGATGAATCTCCTCGATTATTCTTCTTGCATTTCTGGGGAGTGGATGAACCCGAAAAGCTAGCTCGTGGTCTACGTGCGGCACTAAATCAAACCACAGTGGGAACACAAATAAAGTAGCCATAACGGAAATAGCCGGTTTCCTAAGCATATAGGATTCCGGCACTTTTTTCGGTCAAAAAGGTCTTAGTGTTTATTTTATCGTTTTGAAGGTGATCCTTTTTCTTTTTTTATGCTTACATCACTCTTTTAAACATTTTCTCTAAATCATAGGTTGAAAAATGAATAGCGATGGGTCTGCCATGCGGACAAGTGAATGGGCTCGTAGTTCGGCGAAGTTTGTTTAAAAGTGCCTCCATCTCAGCGTGGGTCAAATAACGATTCGCTTTTATAGAAGCTTTGCATGACATCATAATCGCAGCCTTTTCCCGCATTTTACTCACGTCAACCCGTTCATTTTCGCTCGCTTCTTGTACGAACTGAATCAGTTCGTTAATGACCTCCACTTCACTCCCCTGAGGGAACCACTGAGGATGAGCTCGAACAATAAACGTCCGGTTGCCAAACCATTCTATATCTAACCCAAAGGATTGCAGCAAATCAAGTCGATCCAACAGTTTCGCTTCCTCCTGCATTGTACATTCGACTGTATGCGGAAATAGAAGCATCTGACTTGAAACCTTTTCCTCTTGCAGTTTTTGCATGAAGTACTCGTAAAAAATTCGTTCCTGAGCAGCATGCTGATCAATTAAATACATACCGGTGTCATTCTGAGCAATGATGTAAGTACCATGAACCTGACCTACTGGGTATAAGATTGGGACAGCATTTCCAGACTCATCTACGTAGGCTGCATCTTCATGGTTGCTTGCTTTTTGTATGAATGTATTCTCTGTATTCTCCTCAACTGCTGAGCTACTCATTTCACCTATATGCTCTGGTTGTTCTTCTCGATTTGAACCCAGCTTATGAGAAGCTTCCTCGTGCGGTGTGCTATTGTCTTCCTCAATAGCATCGCTCCAAAAGTCTTCCTCTGTATTGATACTCCTCCCTGAATCGGTCATATCATCTTTAGTTGACGATTTTTCCAGCACGTTAGCATCAATAGTATTTCCAGACTCATTTTGAGCAAAATGGTTACGAGAGCCTTCTGTGACAGACTGACTGGAATTGTGAGCAGGATAACTGGGCTTGCTGTTACCTGTGTACATCCAATTGCTCTCGCGTTGCTGATCTGACTGTATCTGAGCCTCTGCTTTCGACTCCTGATCTCCTTGCTGTCCAGATCCTTTTTTTGCCGTCAATTCAGAAGATGCAGGATCTGTGGATTGTTCTACGTAGGCTGACCGTTTTTCTCTAATTGGTACATCAAAAGCGGTCAGTAATCGATTCATCTGCTGTTGCTGCTCGTTTGAATGGTGTTCACCTAGATTAAACTGCGGCTGATACGGTTTTTCCAGCTTAATTTTGGGCTTACTGTTCGTTTGCATCGGCTGTACAATTCGTAAGCCTGCGCGCAGTGCCTCTTTTACTGATTGTTCAACCGCTGCACACAATTCCTGTTCCTTACTAAAACGTACCTCTAATTTAGCCGGGTGAACGTTTACGTCAACCAAGATCGGGTCCATTTCAATATGCATAGCGACTATCGGAAAACGTCCAATCGGTAAAAAGGTATGATACCCTCGCATAATCGCTTGTGATAATGGATAATTGCGTACATAACGACCATTAACCAGCGTAGAGATGTAGGTACGATTCGCTCTCGTTACCTCTGTCTTAGATAAAAGTCCGCTCCAGCGAAAATCTAACGTCTCCCCTTCAAATGGCAATAATTGCTTTGCTACCTGAACCCCATAAATGGCCGCCATCACATGTAACAGTTTACCATCGCCTGATGTTTGGAGAAGATTTTTTCCATTATGAGTCAACGTAAAAGCAATTTTTGGATAGGTAATCGCTAAACGGTTTACATAATCTGATACATGTCCTACTTCTGTCGAAATGGAGCGCATATATTTTAACCGAGCTGGTGTATTAAAAAATAAGTCACGTACAACAATTTCCGTTCCTTTTACCCTAGCCAAATCCTCAACGCTTTTCATGTCTCCACCGTCGATAACGACCTTAGTTCCTACTTGTCCGCTATCTTCAGCACTCATCAATTCAATTCGAGATACCGAGGCGATAGATGCCAAGGCTTCCCCGCGAAAACCAAGAGAACGAATATGAAATAAATCACGTGCCGAACGAATCTTGCTCGTAGCGTGCCGTTCAAAAGCTCGCAAACAATCTTCTCGATCCATTCCCACGCCATTATCAACGATGCGGATTAGCTGTAATCCGCCCTCCTCAATGTGAATCTCTACTTGAGAGGTACCTGCATCAATAGCGTTTTCCACCAGCTCCTTCACCACGGAGGCTGGGCGTTCCACCACTTCACCAGCAGCAATCATATTGCTTACCTGCTCCGTAAGCACTTGAATTTTTCCCATGTTCCTCCTCCTTTTTTGTGTGAAGCAAGCTTATTTATGCTTGCGTAAACGTGTATTCCAGTCAGACAACTGAATGAGTGCCTGTAGAGGTGTCATTTGATTTAAATCGATATCACGTAATTCTGATAGGACATCAACCTCTGTTGGATTTGGTAAAGGTTCATTTTTGCTAGATGTAGCTGGGGCTTGGGCTACCTCTGTACCTTCTACTACTGTATCGGTTTTATCCGTTTTTCCTTTTGTTTCTGCCTTTGATGTAGAAGCATCGTTAGCTCTTTTCTTCTGATGAGTCGTTGTTTCAATTTGACCAGAAAAAACCTGCTGGGAAGCGGCTGGGACTTGTCCCCAAAGCAAATCAAGCGAAAGCTGCTCTAATGGTGCTTCTCGATCCTTGCCTTCTAAGCCCTGTAAAATTTCACGTGCACGACTGATTACCTCTAGCGGCATTTCTGCTAATTCTGCAACATGAATACCGTAGCTTTTATCAGCTCGTCCCTCTTCGATTTTATGCAGGAATAAGAGTTTGCCGTCACGCTCCTCACAACGTGCATGAACATTCACCACTCCTGGAATCTTCTCCTCCAGATCAGTTAGTTCATGATAATGTGTAGAGAATAAGGTCTTTGCCCCAATATGCTCGTGGATATATTCAATGACAGCTTGAGCTAATGCCATACCATCATAGGTGGACGTTCCCCGCCCAATTTCGTCCAGTAATATCAAGCTACGCGGGGTTGCTTTTACCAGCGCGTTACGAGTTTCTAGCATCTCCACCATAAACGTAGAGAATCCCCCCACTAAATCATCGGCCGCTCCAATTCGAGTAAAAATCTGATCCACTAGGCTAATACGAGCTTCACTGGCAGGAACAAAGCAGCCGATCTGAGCCATAACCGTAATCAAAGCCATTTGACGCATATATGTACTCTTACCCGCCATATTGGGGCCTGTAATGAGTAAAATATTACGATCCTTTTGATTCATCGTCACGTCATTTGCCACATACTTCTCTTGATTTAATACTGCTTCCACAACAGCATGGCGACCGTCTTTTACATAAACCTCGCCATCGGTGGTCAAGGTAGGACGGGTAAAGCTGCGTTCTTCACTCACGGTAGCAAAAGCCTGCAACACATCAATGCGGGCAATTCGTTCTGCTAAATTTTGAATCCGCGGGATATGCTTCGCTACTTCCAAGCGAATTTGGGTAAACAACTGATATTCTAATTCCACAAGCTTCTCTTCAGCTTCCAGAATCAGAGCTTCCTTCTCTTTTAACTCTGGGGTGACATAACGCTCCGCATTCGTTAGGGTTTGCTTACGCTCATAACGTCCCGGTGGTATGTGGGCCAGATTAGCCTTCGAAACTTCGATATAGTAACCAAAGACTTTATTGAAGCCTACCTTCAAGGAGCGGATTCCTGTTAGCTCACGCTCGCTTTTTTCGAGTTGTGCGATCCAGCCTTTTCCTTGGCGACTAGCTAATCTGAGCTTGTCTAGATATTCGTCATAACCGTCCTGAATTAAATTACCCTCACGCACGCTTACAGGAGGATCTTCTACAAGAGTTTCGGATAAAAATTGGGCAATATCACCACAGTCATCCATATCTGAAGCAATCAATTGCAGGGCTTGCTCTCCGCTGTTAACCAATAGATCGATTACACTCGGGATAGCTTCAAGAGAATGGCGTAGCTGCACCAAATCCTTGGCATTTGCATTTCCATAAGAAATCCGGCCCGCTAAACGCTCCAAATCATATACGCGATCCAGCCCCTCACGTACATCAGAACGCAGTAATAAATCGTGGCGAAATGCTTCTACTGTATCATAACGATTACCAATTTCCTCAGGATTCAAAAGAGGCCGTTCAATCCAGCGACGTAACAATCGTCCTCCCATGGCCGTCTCTGTTTTATCCAGAAGCCACAATAAAGAGCCCTTTTTGGACTTGTCCCGAATCGTTTCAGTTAGCTCTAAATTTCTTCGTGAGAAATGGTCCATTTGCAGAAATTCATCTGCCACGTAATGCTGTAGGGAACGCATATGTGTTAACGCTCTCTTTTGCGTAGTCCCTACATAGTGCAAAAGTCCATTCATAGCTAGGCGGACTGCATCCTCTAGCTGCGTAGCTTCCTCCGGATATAGCTCATCTACGGCTGTTTGCGACATTGCATTGGTAGCTAGGCAGGTAATAGACATATGGGGCGGTAATCCTTTTCCGCGAAGCTCATCCTCAGCGATATCACATAGCAATAGCTCACTCGGGCGATATTGCATCGCTTCCTCTACTGCTGCATACATGGTTGACAATGAGGTGGTATACATTTCACCAGTACTTAAATCACACGCTGCTACCGCCGCTTTCCCTGACAAAGCGGCAATAGCAACTAGATAATTGTTCTCTTTATCATGTAACCATTTTCCCTCAATCATGGTTCCAGGTGTGATCATTCGCGTTACTTCACGCTTTACAACACCTTTTGATGCTTTCGGATCTTCTACCTGCTCACAAATCGCTACTTTATATCCTTTTTTTAACAATTCAGCGATGTAGGTCTCCGCTGCATGATGAGGAACTCCACACATGGGAATGCGCTCTTCAGCTCCTCCACCACGACCTGTCAACGTAATCTCTAGTTCGCGTGAAGCTAGAACTGCGTCTTCAAAAAATAGCTCATAAAAATCACCTAAACGGAAAAACAAAAAAGCATCGGTATATTGACGCTTTATCTCTAAATATTGTTGAATCATCGGGGTGTATTGTGCCATTATTTCTACTCCTAATACCCATAATCATTCATCTATTATAACATGGTTCCTAGTGGTTGTTGAGTTGAAATGGAGGTAACTTCCAAGTAAGCTTCATATCCTGATTGCAAGGCCACTCCCCATCCATAAAAATACTATGAAAAAAGGGGGTTATATATTTTCGATACGTTTGAAATAAAGGTAGATTATTTATCTCCAAATACAAGTCCTTGACCAATGAAGCAAGTTTTTCTTTTTCCCCGCGATAGTAGGCAAGCTGCATGGATATGTCTGTACTGACATCTTGCTTGAGAAGATATTGGGATTCTGCTATTACTTTTGTAAGAGCCAATACTCCTTTGGTGATTCTTGGCGAAACCAGCCAACTAGGAAGAGTCCTGTATTCAAATCCTCCATGCGCCTGTGCACGTACATCTCCTAAAAAACCGTAGCGCGGCCTTCTTTTCATACATCCTTGATCTTCTAGTAAACATAAAGGTAATGCCAAATACGTATCTAATTTACGCACTAAATCAAAATGCAGAGTAGTCCCGCTAACATGAACATGACCGCCGATTGGATAACCATCAAAGGGCATCCCCCCTGCCAACCAAATAATCGAATCATCTGAAATCCGGCGTTGAGCCAGATGGAGGGCTCTATAAATATTTTTAAAGACAGTTTCTGGTTCAGTTGAGGGTTCTGGTCGAACTTCAACCAATGGATGCTGGTGCGATAGAAGCTCTGTTTTTAATCGGACTCCATCATATCCGATAACACCATTTTTCGGTAAATATTCTGAAGCAATTGCCATATTTCCAGACTGATCTC
The nucleotide sequence above comes from Brevibacillus laterosporus LMG 15441. Encoded proteins:
- a CDS encoding putative amidoligase domain-containing protein is translated as MSNMVVSKVAASTFEKWNRESAIKHTHHREKMLAILKLHGMPIQTYDGVIPMQTFEVHLFQHQVAAIYRIEERNVWILQEARTTGKTQKEEVSQKLDEIEKNRIISLAIRTIYALGLDYGKVLVGVHSPTRMRVLDCKAELPADVSLRERLQLFMKEREQQILLDQVAAPQVMLGADPEFALRDQSGNMAIASEYLPKNGVIGYDGVRLKTELLSHQHPLVEVRPEPSTEPETVFKNIYRALHLAQRRISDDSIIWLAGGMPFDGYPIGGHVHVSGTTLHFDLVRKLDTYLALPLCLLEDQGCMKRRPRYGFLGDVRAQAHGGFEYRTLPSWLVSPRITKGVLALTKVIAESQYLLKQDVSTDISMQLAYYRGEKEKLASLVKDLYLEINNLPLFQTYRKYITPFFHSIFMDGEWPCNQDMKLTWKLPPFQLNNH